The DNA sequence TCACAGGACTTTTTGATTCATACCCTTATATAAGCCTAGCAAAATATCCTTATGAAAACTCACCTCTGAGATTATCTTGGTTCACTTGTCGTATTTGATTGCTTTTGCTATTTGCAGCTTTTTGAAAAAGACGAATGTTCTATGTGTAAAAAGTACTGGGTGTTTCATGCTGGAGTTATAGGTGTGATGTTTGTGGTGTGGCATCTGATGTAGAAAGGAAATTCTAGCGTTCTACTTTGATTTCTGCATGCTTGTTTTTATTTACCTAATCTTTGTTgctgattatatttttccacCTCACATGGTAAAATATTGTTCTTGTTTCTGTCCAAGGTTTGCACCATGATTTCTCTAGTGTCTCATCAGCTTAGGTTTTCAACCGCAAATTGGCATCAGTGCTTCTTTAATTTCGAGATATTTTGGATCCTACTTCTCTGCTATCAGAAGGTTGTTATGAGTATTGCTGCCTGGATTTGTTGGTTATTTCAGTTTTGTTGCCTAGCAATTTGAAAGGGATCttacataaattttccaaAGCTTTCAATTGCTAATCTTCCTCACATGCTGTACTTCTATGACTTGAAATGTGTGGTAGTTGATTGTTTTAATTCTCATTGACTTTGAATCAGTCCATTATGCTGAAGCTAAGCCGTCTTTTAGTTGTTGCTATCTAACTTAATGTTGTCAGCTTATGTTAATTGTCCTGTTGCTCTTTTTCAATCTTGATCTATtggaatatataaataggaaaACCGTCATACATGAAAATGATACTTTGTCATATTTTCTGTTTATGTTTTCTAACAAGATGATCATCCAGACTAAACTTTCTCTGATCATTAATGGTCTGTTTTCATTTAGGAGCTTCCGAAATTGTACATCACCGTAGCATTAACTTGTCATTCGAATGACTCCCTCATCGATCCAGATGGATCCCTGAGGTCTGCTGCAAGGGTCTGTGCAGCCAGTGTAATTTGAGTGCTGAATCCACAGTTTCTGGCTAGTTTCTGGTGATACATCTGTGTAAAGTTGAATATATGTGTTCTTCATTCCTGGACACAAGAAAGGAATAGGAAACCCTTTTTAAACTGCAAAGTTGGGTGCAACGCAGAGCATTGGTGGCACAGTCTATATCATCCAACAGAACCCAGAAAAATCTTGAAAGTTGGACAGTCCATCTGACTAGTCAAAAAGAAAGAGCGTCTCAAGTTTTAACAAAGCCAGCTTTGATGGTTGCTGTAAAGTGCATGACAAAGAATGTTTGTAAGTTGGAATTTATCCATCTCAGCCACTAGTTATGGGGTTGTGAGCTCGAACTTATCCATCTCAGCCACTAGTTATTGGGCTGATTTTAAGGTGTTTGGATGCAGAGGATTAGGGTTGGACAACAGGGCTTGTCCTGTTGTGATCTACTATGTACCCAAAATTCGGCTATTTTGGGTGTATTTGGACCCATTTTCGATCGTTTGTCGAGTTCGGTAGGCCCCCGCGCGAGCCACCGTGGGCCCATTCCTCCAGAACAGTCCGTGGAGTCATCGAGAGAGAGcggaaaaaaagagaaaaaaagccTGAAAATTTGACAAACGCGAAGAGTGGCTCGCAAAAAGGGGTGCAACACGAGTACTTCCTAACCCGACCTATGCGTAAAGTTAAGCATGCTTGGGCGAGAGTAGTACTAGGATGGGTGACCCCCTAGGAAGTCCTCGTATTGCACCCCTTTTTGCGAGCCACTCCTCGCGTTTGTCAAGTTTTAaggctttttttctttttttttttccgctCTCTCCCGATGACCCACGGACTGCTACGGACGAATGGGGCCAACGGCGGTGCGCTGGGGGCCCACCGAACGAGACGAACGATCAAAAATTGGCTCAAATACACCCGAAATGCCCGAATTTTGGGTACGACTTGGGTCACAACAGGGCGAGCCCTGTTGTCCACATCGTACAGCTCAAAGAGAGCTTCTCGTGCATATGCTGCTCAACGGCTAACTCGACCCGTGCGCAAAGTCATGCGTGCTTGGGCTAGAGTAGTACTATGATGGGTAACCCGCTGGGAAGTCCTCGTGTTACACCCCTTTTTGGGAGCCACTCCTTGCGTTTGTCAAGTTTTAAgacttttttttctcttttttttcgcTCTCCCGATGACTCCATGGACTGCTACGGACGAATGGGGCCAATGCGGCGCGGTGGGGGCCCACTGATCGCTACGAACGATCGAAAATGGGCCCAAATGCACCTGAAATGGCCGAATTTTGGGTATGAAGTGGGTCACAACAGGGCGAGCCCTGTTTTCCACGTCGTAGAGCTCGGAGAGAGCTTCGCGTGCATATGCTGCTCGACGCGTAACTCGACTCGTGTGCACGAAAATTTAAAACCCTCTTATATTCTTCTTGACGCGAACTTTGAAACCAAAATAAGTGACTTTGGTATCAATAATTTGATATCCGAGGATGAGAATCCTTCCAGTTTTCACACACTAGGTAGTAAGAATGATGCAGAGAAAATAGCTTACATGGACCCTGAATCTTTGGAGAATGGGAAGCTTACCACCGAATCTGATGTCTACTCGTTTGGGGTTGTAATCCTACGACTGTTAACTGCAAGGCCAGCTATGAGCGTAATCAGGGATGTTCAATGTGCTATGGAAAGAGGAAAGTTGGATGCTGTCTTAGACACGTCAGCCGGCGAGTGGCCACTTAGGCAAGCGAAGCAGTTAGCTAATTTGACCTTGAGATGCTGCGAGAAGGATCCCATGGATCGGCCAGATCTTGCCTCAGAAATTGGGCTGTACTTGAGCCAATGAGAGAACTGTGCCACTCGTCGCAGTTAACTTCTACCTCATCATGCATGGATTCCAGGAGTCAACAGTGGTCATAAGGGGATGGTTCAACAGTGGTCACAAGACTTCCCCAATGACAAATCTGAAGCTTGACAACTGTGATCTTCTTCCTAATTATGCTCTTTACTATGCAATTCAGGAATGGCAGCAAAACACATGAACACTTGTTTGTACCTCTTCATTCAAAACATTCAGTACAGAAACCTACCACTTTCACCCTCAACTAAATTACCCAATTCTTGCCATTGTGATTATGAACTTTAAGTTGGTTCATTCGCTGTTCACCACTTAGATGTTTTCTCCAATTAAGTTTTCTGTGTGTGAGAGACTGAAAGCCATAGCTTCCTGGAAGCAATGCTTATTCctaattctttctttcttcttctagATTTATAAGGATAAGGAAATCATTATTCCATATTAAAGAACATAAATACTGATTTTACTTTCTTCATCCCAAATTACAAGTGACCAAAATATGTCGTCACAGCTGTACTCCCAAAAGAATATTACTCTTTCCAAAATCTAATTATTCTCATTCCATCCAAACATGAACTAAAAgattaattacaaaacaagATATTCATTTATGTAAACAAGATATTCATTTTCACTCCcatttttataacaaattcttgattttagtacttttttataataataaattatggtacttttatttatatatttaatctttatataaaaataaatttaatcaacaacttagtaaattataattttttttataattaaattattacttaatatgacatatataaactttatgttatattttagtatataattgtattacgttatatttttcttaaattgacaagtattttattatttataaatttatgtcaaaatttagtaatttctatgaattaatctaaaaataataataataataataataacaacaacaataataataatgatgatgatggtggtggtggttgaacaattctaattattattttattatatatataatgagattaaaaagtttaatcaataattacgatatcttaaaattcgggcacctgatgcatacgaaatttaaatatatacaagactatgtccattagatcatatccgacggtatgatttaaaatcacatggcctgattcaacgatacaccgtcttgaaaatcacatggcctgattcaacgatacaccgtcttgaatgattactcttatgtttcgagtacgatatctcaaTATCCATATATCcaataaatctaaaactttaccaaacgtattatttttgtaagttttatcatacCTAACGGTcagatctgaattttgatggcctgATTAaaccatgttgttcaacaatataagatgatagttacatcaatgttatactaacatttataaatatataaattttgcaaattgtgaacatatattaatttcaactatatctatgtaaaaatttgatgattcgatttcattatttaaaataataataataataataataataataataataatgatgatgatgatgatgatgattgaataattttaattattattttattatatatataatgagattaaaaagtttaaccaataattaagatatcttaaaatcGGGCACTTGattcatatgaaatttaaatatatacaagactgtgtccattagatcatatcagagggtatgatttaaaatcacatggcctgattcaacgatacaccgtcttgaatgattacttttatgtttcgagtacgatatctcgacatccatatatccaataagtctaaaactttaccaaatatatttttttgtaagttttatcatatctaacggtctgatctgaattttaatggcccgattaacccatgttgttcaataatataagatgatagttacatcaatgttactaacatttataaatatataaattatgtaaattgtgaacatatattaatttcaactatatctatgtaaaaatattataatttgatctcattatttaaaataataataataataataatagtaataataataatagtaatacaaAAAGTCAAAAGTCAAAAACCCattcactttctctctcttgttctcgtttcttcctcctctttctgtttcttctcCATTCTTTCCCTCTCTCAAGCTTCTATCTTTCTCCTCtcatttcttccccaaacccatctCTTAGAACCCTAGCCCCAACATCACGGCAACAAGGATGGTAAGTCGGCAACGAGGACGGCGACGAGTATGACTTCTAAGTAATCTTTATTTCTCTGTTgcattttacttattcttccttttcttgggTTTAGGTGTGTTTTCAGCGGAcaatgatttgtttaattcttgttgttgttgtttgctTTTGTAAGAGTTGTAATGTTGTATGGAAGACCATTATCCATTAgtaaaatttctgaaaaattttgtatgtaaagTTGTAAAATTCCTCCCCTTCCCGCCTCCATTCTGCTGCAATTTCTGGAACAAATTcacgagctcgagctcgaaaaTACTgtatcgagctcgagctcgacctGGGCGAGCTCGAAATCACAGAGTCGAGCTCGACCAGTTGCCAGCCCTAGATACACAAGCTCTAGTTATACGTGAATAACAATCTCTTCTCGTTTTCCTGTATGCAACGCTGTTTCTATTGGCGACAATCACTGGCGATTTACCCGGTCACCGGTACGTGAGCGTCTTCGCTATTGTCAATTGTAGCGCGCATGCCGATCACAGATCAGTCACCTCACCTCAAACCCTAGAGtagtttttgtttattattttatttatttattttctgattttttgcTGTGGCGCGGCGATTTTAATCGATTCGACGTCAAGTTGCTGGctcagtttttatttttaggtcTATTTTATTCGATCATTTTCTCAGCTTGTTGATTTGgatgtttgtttttccttgGCAATTATTCGGTTATGAATTAATGTACGAATTTCTGCTAGTTAATGTTTTTGTTCAGTGGTATTTGGACTCTGTGTAggtttgtttgaatttgttgagaTTCACTCGTTCATGAACTGGATATAATGTAGTTATATTGGttgtattaattgataatCGCAGTATTTTTGCGTTATGCTTATGTCAAAATCTCCTTAAtatattgcaaattttttgtgttgtattcTCTGTTATGGTTTATACGCTCTGttattatgtttggtttaGGCAAATATTAGTATGCGAGGTAATTAATGATTTTGGCAAATATTGGCATGGATACTTGATCTATGCCTGAGTAAtcactatttcttttttttttttttttttacattttaaaaataatttcatcctttcttccATTATTGTAGTTCATACTTCTCTCATCTCCGCaaggggtggcagatgagtcgagccggctcgactttGAGCTCGAAAaattcgagctcgagctcgagctcaaagaAGGTTGtcgcgagctggtgaatattttttatttttttaatatatatttttatttttgaattctttatatattttattttatatttaatatttgatcagttttattatcaaaattgaccatatattataattattaattgatatcatatattttattttagataataataaattatagtacttTTAGTTGTACATtaaatctttatacaaaaataaatttaatcaacaacttagtaaattataatatttttataattaaaattattgtttaatattatatatagaactttatgttatattttaatatatatttgtattacgttaacattttttaaattgacaagtaattgacttatgattttttattatttataaatttatgtcaaaatttagtaatttctatgaattaatctaaaaatcataataataataataacaacaacaacaacaataataataatgatgatgttgAACAAttccaattattattttattatatatataatgagattaaaaagtttaatcaataattacaatattttaaaattcgagCACCTAATTtgtacgaaatttaaatatatacaagactgtgtccatcagatcatatcagacggtatgatttaaaatcacacgCCCtaattcaacgatacaccgtcttgaatgattatatttatgtttcgagtacgatatctcgacattcgtatatccaataagtctaaaattttatcaaatgtatttttttgtaagttttatcatatctaacggtttgatctgaattttgatggtccgattaacccatattgttcaacaatgtaagatgatagttacatcaatgttatactagcatttataaatatataaattttgcaaattgtgaacatattaatttcaactatatctacgtaaatttttataatttgatttcattatttaaaacaataataataatagtaatgatgatgatgatgatggttgaacaattctaattattattttattatatataatgagattaaaaagtttaatcaataattacgatattttaaaattcgagcacctgattcatacgaaatttaaatatatacaagactgtgtccattagatcatatcagacggtatgatttaaaatcacatggcttgattcaacgatacaccgtcttgaattATTAATCTTATGTTTCGAatacgatatctcgacatccgtatatccaataagtctaaaactttaccaaatatatttttttgtaagttttatcatatctaacggtctgatctgaattttgatgttccgattaacccatgttgttcaataatataaaatgatagttatatcaatgttatactaatatttataaatatataaattttgcagattgtaaacatatattaatttcaactaaatctatgtaaaaattttatgattgcgatctcataattttaaataataataacaataataataataataataataataataataataataataccaaaAGTCAAAAAcgctctttctctttcttttcatcGTTGAAACACAAGTTTCAgccaaattcaacaaaaccaCATCGATTATGCTCCGACAAGTTGTTAATTCCAGTTCTTGAAGACCACTTAAGCACTTGAGAAACCTTGAAAACGAGGAGTAATCTCCAATACTCTCGCAGCTCGTCAGCTGCAGTTTCTTAACATTCTGACAGTTTCTCCAGAGAAAGCTAAGCCCTTcttcctttctctctctctctctctctctctctctctctctttctacCTCCATTCTTTCCCCTCTCTTATTTCTTCCCCAAACATCTTAAAACCCTAGCCCCCAAATTCACGGCAACTAGAAAGGCAAGTCGCCGACGAGCGCGGCGACGAGGTAatccttctttctctgttGACACACGGTTGCTTCTGCAATTGACTGGTGCAAAATATCCTAAAAATCTTATCTTACAACCTAAAGTTATAGAAGTTTtacaaactaaaaatatttggaattgCTTTTGCCAATGTATCACCAACGAAAAGTCTGTTTTTGTTGTTCTCTTGTTGCTTGTTGCTGTTCTGTTGTTGTTTGTTGCTGGTGTTTGTCGAGCTCGCGTTCGAGCTCGGCAGCTCGAGCTCCAGAATAGAgtgtcgagctcgagctcgagcttgaagTTACAGAGTCGAGCTCAACTTCCCTCTAACAGTGCAGACAGAGAAATTTATCTAGAATTTTCGAGTCCGAGAACCTTCTTTTGTTCATACCTCCTGTAATGGCAGAAACCAACAACGTAAAACCTGCTTCAACCCCGCTAGAAAAGTGGGAATAATTGGGAAAATCAGGGGTTTTGGAGGTACTTTTTGGGAACTTTCATTTAGTTTTCTGCTTGGTTTCTTGGGATGAAGTCCGAACTTTCTTGATCTATATGAAGTTAGTCTGAACtctttttattgatgttaAGGGAATACTGAGTTTAATCAGGTATTTTGTCCTTTAAGTTGGAAATTGAATTCTATGATAGTGATTGCATACCAACTTggttttctattatttatttaagggATTTTAAAGATGGTCTTCAGTGCCTTGTGCCTTATAAAGACTTTGTGTGTGAATAGGAATAAGTGTATGCTTTAAAAGTAATTTCTGAATTGTCCATATggctttttttaattgtaaattttattagtatactAAATAGAAGCTCTTTTGGGCGGTCTTCTGTTTCTTTCCGGTCATTTAATTGTTAGCATCTTTAAGTATGTAGNNNNNNNNNNACTCAAGTGTTAAATTGGATGGAGCTGGATTATTGATTTTTGAGCATGAAATGAGTCTGATTCTTTTGGTTTGCGGtcatttattagtcaaaaggATGGGTATGAGCTCGATTATTGCTCCGAACAAGATGAAGAAATTGGTGAAATATACTCAAGAGAGATAAAACCCCTGGTCTCAGACATCTTTGATGGCCGAAATGCATCAGTTATTGCTTTTGGGGCAAGGGGAAGTGGCAAAACATACACCATCCaggttttcttctttttatctaTGCAAAAGGCACTTCTGTCGTTACTAGTGAAGTATATGTGCGCTTGACCTCCTACCCATTGTAGGGATCCCTTGAGAAACCAGGTTTGGCTGTCTTGGCAATGTCTGAAATCCTTTCAAAAGCAAGAGGATTACAGAAGTCAGTTTCGGTGTCCCTTTATGAACTATCACATGACCAGGCATACCATCTGTTGAATCCTAAGCATCCCGTTGTCCAAGTACTGGAAGATGCTCATGGCAAAATCAACCTCAAAGGACTTTCTCaggtaagaaaatatgattatatttccCCAAATAAATAGGACTTTCTGAAGTAACAGCATATGCCTTTTTCATCTGCCTTTATTACTCATGTTGGTTCTCGTAATGTCTTTTGTAGGTCTCTGTGAAATCTATCTcgaaatttcataatatatactttAGTCAGGGTAGTTTATAGAATAGTCAAAAGTTACAAATAGATCAACCATGCAGCCATAGGGGCTTGATGGTGCATATATCATCTGAAGAAGACTCACTAAAGACCGAGCTGGTGAAcaagattaattttgttgatttagcAGGTTTTTAACTCATGaaatcttcatcttcatctccaTTTGATAATTATACCCACACTTCTAATGacttaaataattgtttactttattttgtCTTCAATACAATCTTATAAGCTAGAAGGACCCCAAGAAAAATAGCAGAGATGGAATCACACCTGCTGAGAGTAATAGGATAAATAAATCACTTTATGCAATACTGAATGTTGGTAGTGCCACTAACGCGAGTGAGATTTGAGTGCCATATCGGGAAAGTAAACTCACTCGAATCTTACAAGACTCCCTTGCTGGCTCAAGTCATGTATTACTTGTCACATGCTTGGTATAACTTTTTCGAAATTTTACTAGTTGTATTTGCatcaattatttgtttagaCATCTTAAGTTCTTTATAACCTAGaagttgtattaattatttcttaaatttctGTTGGATGCAGAATCCTGTCTTTTGCCAAAACTCTCTTAGCTCAATAATTTTGGTTTCTCGGTCATGTCGAAGCACAAGGCAAGTATTGACAGACTTTAGTAGTTTAGCAAAAGCGAAGGTGGTTTCGTCATTGAAAAGTGGGAAAACAATCTCTACTTCCTTGAGTGTGAAAAAGCAGGTTGGTTGCAGCCAGTTCTCTTCGGCCAATTAGGCTAGTTCCATCTTGAAGGGAAGGTAAAACTACTTTCATTTGAGGTAGGAGGAAAATTAAGTTGGAGTTTCTATTGATATTTGTCTACGTTTTTTCTTCAAAGAAACTCTTCggtgaagaaaaaattgtcaCCCCTAAGTAGGTATCCTTTCTAAAATCATCCAATTTATCAAATGCATATTATTCCATTTTATCCTCCATATTTCTGTTTTCCATATGTACATATCTGGCCTGAAAACGAGATGcttaaatattacttttaatatagaattgtaattttgtatgtcCGGATATCAATTAGCTTCTGGGACCAAGAGCACTTTTTTTCCCCCTCAGGAGGCTTCTCCTCAAAGTGGGATCTACTCTGGGTGCTAATTCAGATGCAATATGTGAAGCAAACAATCATGTACACTAGAAAAGCAATGCATCCCTGACACTCAGTGAAAGAATTAGAGAAATATCTAACAAGTTAAAGACATTATGTGCATCAAGTTCATTGATGATTAAGATGCCAGAGGAGGCAACTGCATCATACAGCAGTCAACTATGCTACAACGATATTGTGGAACCAAAAATTTCGGCTATGGAATTTAGCCCTCCGGGTAATTTCAGCAATCGCGATTCCGGGGTTAAGGTATATGACAATCCTACAACATAGTGTATATGACTGAGGTTTATGGTTGTCTTACTGAATAAGTATTTCCTTGTGATGGCAGCATTCTCATGTTTGTGAGTACCTTAGCCTTTTGGATTCCGCCAACAAGTGAAAATACTAAGTGTTTTCCATCTTCATCACCACAGCCTTTTGGTTCAATGTATTTGTAACATGGCTGCCATTTACTTTTAGCATTATTTTGGGAAAACTGCGAATAAGACGAATAGTCTGCACAACATATTATCAATTGTAGACTATTCGTCTTATTCGCAGTTTTCCCAAAATAATGCTAAAAGTAAATGGCAGCCATGTTACAAATACAGTCTTATTCGCAGTTTTCCCAAAATAATGCTAAAAGTAAATGGCAGCCATGTTACAAATACATTGAACCAAGAGCACTTTTTTCCCCCCCCAGAAGCTAATTGATATCCGgacatacaaaattacaattctctattaaaagtaatatttaagCATCTCGTTTTCAGGCCAGATATGTACatcatacaaaattacaattctctattaaaagtaatatttaagCATCTCGTTTTCAGGCCAGATATGTACATATGGAAAATAGAAATATGGAGGATAAAATGGAATAATATGCATTTGATAAATTGGATGATTTTAGAAAGGATACCTACTTAGTGGTGACAACTTTTTCTTCACCGAAGAGTTTCCTTGAAGAAACAAAGTAGACAAATATCAATAGAAACTCCAACTTAATTTTCCTCCTACCTCAGATGAAAGTAGTTTTACCTTCCCTTCAAGATGAAACTAGCCTGATTGGCCGAAGAGAGCTGGCTGCAACCAACCTGCTTTTTCACACATAAGGAAGTAGAGATTGTTTTCCCACTTTTCATGACGAAACCACCTTCGCTTTTGCTAAACTACTAAAGTCTGTCAATACTTGCCTTGTGCTTCGACATGACCGAGAAACCAAAATTATTGAGCTAAGAGAGTTTTGACAAAAGACAGGATTCTGCATCCAgcagaaaattaagaaataattaatacaacttCTAGGTTATAAAGAACTTAAGATGtctaaacaaataattgatGCAAACACAACTAGTAAAATTTCGAAAAAGTCATACCAAGCATGTGACAAGCAATACATGACTTGAGCCAGCAAGGGAGTCTTGTAAGATTCGAGTGAGTTTACTTTCCCGATATGGCACTTGAATCTCACTCGCATTAATGGCACTAACAACATTCAGTATTGCATaaactgatttatttatcCTATTACTCTCAGCAGGTGTGATTCCATCTctgctattttttttggggtcCTTCTAGCTTATAAGATTGCACTGAAGacaaaataaagtaaacaattatttaagtCATTAGAAGTGTGGGTATAATTATCAAAtggagatgaagatgaagatttCACGAGTTAAAAACCTgctaaatcaacaaaattaatcttgTTCACCAGCTCGGTCTTTAGTGAGTCTTCTTCAGATGATATATGCACCATCAAGCCCCTATGGCTGCGTGGTTGATCTGTTTGTAACTTTTGACTATTCTATAAACTACCCTGACTaaagtatatattatgaaatttcgAGATAGATTTCACAGAGACCTACAAAAGACATTACGAGAATGAACATGAGTAATAAAGGCATATGCTGTTACTTCAGAAAGTCCTATTTATTTGGggaaatataatcatatttttcttacatGAGAAAGTTCTTTGAGGTATTTTGCCATGAGCATCTTCCAGTACTTGGACAGCGGGATGCTTAGGATTCAACAGATGGTATGCCTGGTCATGTGATAGTTCATAGAGGGACATCGAAACTGACTTCTGTAATTCTCTTGCTTTTGAAAGGATTTCAGACATTCCGAAGACAGCCAAACTTGGTTTCTCAAGAGATCCCTACAATGGGTAGGAG is a window from the Sesamum indicum cultivar Zhongzhi No. 13 linkage group LG15, S_indicum_v1.0, whole genome shotgun sequence genome containing:
- the LOC105177652 gene encoding U-box domain-containing protein 32-like, with protein sequence MGPMRRGGGPLIATNDRKWAQMHLKWPNFGYEVGHNRASPVFHVVELGESFACICCSTRNSTRVHENLKPSYILLDANFETKISDFGINNLISEDENPSSFHTLGSKNDAEKIAYMDPESLENGKLTTESDVYSFGVVILRLLTARPAMSVIRDVQCAMERGKLDAVLDTSAGEWPLRQAKQLANLTLRCCEKDPMDRPDLASEIGLYLSQ